The Flavobacterium commune genome contains the following window.
ACCGTTATGTTATAACTTCCTTTTGTTAAAACCGGGCTAAGGAATTTCAAAGAGTTTTCGGTGTATTTGCAATACATATCAATTGTGGACGATAGTATTGTTTTCCCTTTTTTGTTTTTGATAACAATAGCAGCATAACCGCCATCTACTTTTGAAGTGCCATAAAAACCAACTTGTCTTCCTTTAAAATCAACCGAAAAAGAAGCTCCTTTAGCATCAGATTGACTTATTTTGGACGATTTATCTTGTGACCAATTCCCTGAATATTGAATCGCTTTGGTATTGGTATTTTCAATTTCGGTTCCTTTTATCTTTGATGCAGACCAGGTGCCTTTTGCTATATCAATTTGCCAACTTTGTTTATAATCCAGAAGTGAAATACTGGTTTCGGTTACTAAAAGCGGTTGCCATACATAAGTGGCCGCCGAATTTTGACGAGGATAAGCCCAGCGGTCTCCCATGAACAGATAAGTTGTGTCTTTTGAACCGACTATTGGAAGTACAAATGTAGATTGTGAATTCCAGGTTAATGAATCTTTAGGGGCGAAAATACCTTGAGATTTCCAAGGTCCTTTTAGAGAAGGAGCTGTAAAATAATAATTGTCGTTTCGTTCCCATGAAGTTAGTTCAGAACCCAACCAAAAATAAGTATTGCCTTTTTTTATAATTACCGGAGCTTCACAATGCGATGTCATGTCTTTTACCAATTGTTCTGTTACACTTTTATAATCATCATTCAGCTTATATAAATTTCCTGAATGTGTAATAATGTAACCGCTGCCATCAGCATCCTGAAAAGTACCCATATCCCATTTTTTGATAGGTTTACCTTCAAAAAGCACAGGCCCTTGGAAAGTATATTCGCCATTGATGGTTTTAGAGGTGGCATAACCCACATATTGGTCTTTGTATTTCAGGTCATCGGCGTGCATGTACATGATGTATTCTCCGGTTTTAGGACATTTCATTACTTTTGGTCTTTCGCCAACACGATCAGGACCCAAAGCCCCTGATTTTTGTACAGCTAATGCCATTTTTTCAAATTTCCAGTTGTATAAATCGGTTGAAGAATAACAACTAAATCCATTAAAAGCATTATTATCGTCGCTTTTGTATTCTCCAAAAAGGTAGTATTTGCCGTTGTCTTTTACAATATTGGCTCCATGTGCACTTACCACATTTCCATTATTGTCAAACCATGGAATTCCCGAATAAATAGCGTCAATTTTTTCTTTTTGGGCTACTGCCAAAGTAGAAATGGTGAAAAATGCTATTGTTAGAATGGTGTTTTTATAGTTTTTTTGAAACATAAAATAGGTGTTTGATTACTTAACTTTAAAGTTTAAAACGTTTTCACTAATGTGTTTTTCTTCTCCTTGAATGGTTTCGGCAGTGACATTTTTAAGAGAAATGTTTTTTATAGGTAATTCTTTTTCACCTTTAATTCGGGAAATAAATTTCACGTTTTTTGCTGTAACATTTTTTAGAAAAACATTAGAAATAGGAGTCAGGCGACGTTCAACTGTTGGGACTAAATTTTTCCATTGGTACAAAACATCTGTTTCAATGCCAAGTACTCCAAAATCCATTTTGCTTCCTTTGATATTTTGTACATAAATATTTTTTACATAACCGCCCATACGTTCATTGGTTTTAATGAATACCAAATTGAACATTTTTGCTCCATCCAATACCTCGCAATTGTCTATAAAAACATTTTCTATTCCGCCTGATAATTCACTTCCTACAGCTAATAATTGGTGTCCGTTTTTAATGATACAGTCGCGAATGATTAAGTTTTTAGTTGGAGTTTTAGAGCGCCATCCTTCGGGATTTCTACCTGATTTTACAGCAATAGCATCATCACCCTGATCGAAAGTTACGTTTTCTACTAAAATGTTCTGACTCATTTCAGGATCAAAACCATCGTTGTTATGACCATGGGCATAGATGTTTAGATTTCGAACAATAATATCCTTAGAAAGGTACATGTGAACCGTCCAAAACGGACTATTGGTTATTGAAACTCCATCCAATAATATATTTTCGCTTCGGTTAAATTGAATAAATTGCGGCCGAAGATTAGCCGTATCGTTGACCATCACACGCTGTTCAACAGGAACATTTTGACCTGATAAATTGTACAGTCTTTTTAAACTATTCATGTGACCTGCGGGACGACCAGCCCATTTTTTCCAAAAATCCATCTTAGCCTTAATACCACCTTCGCCGGTAATAGCGATGTTTTTACATTGGTAAGCATAAATTAAAGGAGAATAATTGTAACATTCCAATCCTTCCCAGGTAGAATGAACAGCAGGTAAATAATCGTTTGGATTATCGGAGAAAAGCAGCAAAGCACCTTTGTTTAAATGTAAATTGACATTGCTTTTAAAGTGGATTTTTCCGGTAAGCCATTCTCCTTCCGGAATTACAACAATTCCGCCTCCCGCTTTGTTAGCAGCATCAATAGCTTTAGCGATAGCTTGGGTAGTTTTATTTTGGTCTCCTTTGATAGCGCCAAAATTAGTGATTAAGAATGTGGCACAATTACTAAAGTCAGGGGTTTTAATCTTAGTGGTTCCAAAAGGTGCTTTAACTTTTGTTTCTTTTTGAGTCACCTTTGGAGGATCAATATTGAAAGAATAAAGTGAAAGTGAAAGAATTAGCGAAGCACACAGAATAAATTTTTTCATTAAAAGGTAATTTTGGTTAATTATATAAAAACTGAAATAATTCAGTTGGGTTTTAATTACTTTCCATTTTTTTAATGGAGTAAGCAAAAATATAAAAGCCTTTAAAGAAAACTATCCTGATTAAAAACAGATACCCCGCTTAAATTGCTTCAAGCGAGGTATTATTATTTAGTAGCCTAATTTTTTATTGAGCAGGTTCTAAATTGGTGCTTACGGCAATTCTGTTCCAGGCATTGATCGTAACTACTGCCATGATAATTTGTGCAATTTGATTTTGGTCGAAAAATTCTTCGGCTTTTGCGTAAGTTGCATCCGATAATCCTTTGTTGGTAATCAAAGTGATTTCTTCGGTAATAGCTAAAATTGCTTTTTCTTTTTCGGTAAATAATTGGGTTTCGTGCCATGCATTTAGCAGAAAAATGCGTTGGGTAGTCTCTCCGTATTTAAGGGCATCTTTAGTGTGCATGTCGATACAAAAGGCACAACCGTTAATTTGAGAAGCACGGATTTTAATTAATTCTTTCTCAATTTTAGATAATTGAATAGTAGCTAAATAACCTTCTAAGGCATACATGGCTTTAAAAGCTTGGGGCTCTGTTTCGTTGATATTTACTCTCATTTTTTTATAGTTTTATATTTTAATAGAGCAAAGTTCAGCAATAAGAAACAGTAAAAACTTAAACTGGTTTAAGAACGCTTTTTTTTCCTGATTTCGCTTAAATATTCAGGGGAGAATCCCAGAAAAGAAGCAATGAGGTATTGTGGAATGCGTTGGACAAATTCGGGTTGGCTTTTACAAAGCTGTTCGTAAAATTCTTCTTTTGTAAAATCATATAGATATTTTATTCTCATTTGCGAAGCGGCATAAGCACGTTGATAGATGAATCTAAAATAGCGCTCCATTTTAGGAAATTTTTTTAAAAGTTTTTCCTGGGCCTCGCGCTCGATAAGCATTATTTCTGATTTTTCTACAGCCTGAATGTAAAAAGAGGTTGCTAATCCGTGTTCGTAGGCAATGTTATCGGTAATCCACCAGTTTTCTATGGCAAATTCGGTGGTTTGTTCAATTCCTTTGTCGTTGATAAAAAACTTTCTCAAACAGCCTTCAAGAACAAAAAAATGCGATTTGCAAATAGCGCCTTCTATAAGTAGGTTTTCTTTTCTTTTAACTTCTATAACTTTAAAAAAAGGAATGATGGCTGCAAACTCTTCTTCGTTGATTTGGATAAACTTTTCTAGATGAAGTCTGAATATTTCGAACATTGTTTTTTTAAAAAGGTGTTTTTAAGACTGTAGTTTTCCAAATTTAAGCATAAAAAATAGTTTTAGCACTATATTTTTTGTTAATGTCCGGGACTTTTTTTAATTCCAAATGTGTATATTTATCAGTAAATACATTGACTTAGACATGATTGTATGGAAGACAAAAAAACTACTTATGACGAATTATTAGTTAAGATAAAAAATCAGGAGCAAAAGATGAATAAAGCCAAGCGCTTGTATCTTTTTGTGAGTAGAATTAATCAGTTAATTGTTCGTATTCAGGATAGAAAGCAGTTGTTTCAGGAAGTTTGTGATGTTGCTATCGAAGTTGGTAAATTTAAAATGGCCTGGATTGGTTTGATTAATCCGGAAACTAAAGAAGTACTTCCGGTGAGTGTAGCTGGAGATCATCAGGATTATTTGTCAATAGTTAAAACTATTTCTCTTAGTTCTAAACAAAAAGGAGGTACAGGCCCCGCAGGAATTGCTATGCGAACAGCAAAATACAAGTTATGTAATGCTATTGAAGATGATCCAATTATGGAACCCTGGCGGGAAGAAGCATTGAAAAAAGGTTTTTTGTCAGTTATGGCTTTGCCTATTAAAATGTTTGACAAGGTAATAGGTGTTTTTGTTATTTATGCAGCTGAAAAAAATTACTTTGATGACGAAGAGATACAATTATTAGATAATGCAACTTCCGATGTTTCTTTTGCCTTAGAGTTTTTTGAAAAAGAAAAAATGCGAAAAAGAGCTGAGGAGGCGGTTGCTCAAAGTGAAAAACGATTCCATACTCTAACTGAGGTTTCTCCGGTAGGAATTTACAGAACCGATTTAACAGGAGCAACTACTTATGTCAATCAACGCTGGACACAAATTGTAGGCATCAACTTTGAGCAATCCATGGGCAGCGGATGGTATTTAGCTATTCATCCTGACGATCAGGTTAAATTATTTAATGAATGGAAAAAAGTAGTTAAAAACAGAGAAAAGTCATTGTTAGAATATCGTTTTGTTAAACCCGACGGAACAATTGTTTGGGTGATAGGTCAGGCAACTCCCGAAACAAATGCAGAGAATCAAATTATTGGTTTTATTGGGACAATTACCGATATAACGGAGCGTAAACTGGCTGAAGATAAATTTTTGAGTGCAAATAAAAAGCTCGAAGCCATAATTCAGGCTATTCCTGATATGATTTTTGAAATAGGTCTGGATAGCATTATTTATAATTATCATTCTCAAAACACCAATAGTTTGTTAATGCCTGTAGAACAGTTTATAGGCAAAAAAATTCCGGATGTACTTCCTCCCAATGCGGCTCAAACCTGTTTATATGCTTTAAAAGAAGCTTCCGAAAAGGGCTTTTCTAACGGAGAGCAATATACTTTGGAAATGCCGGATGGTCTTCATTGGTACGAACTGTCGATTGCACCCATGAAGGAAGAAGCAAACAAAGAACCTCATTTTATATGTATTTCCAGAGATATTACTGAGCAACATAAAATGAATGAAGAGATTCAAAAATCCAAAGAACAAGCCGAAGCTGCCAATAAATACAAAACCGATTTCTTAGCCAATATGAGCCATGAAATTAGAACTCCGCTCAATGGAATTATTGGTTTTACTTCGTTGTTAATGGAGACTAAATTAGAAGAAAAACAACAAAAATACATGTCAACCATAAATGAATCAGCCATGACATTAATGGATATTGTGAATGATATTTTGGACTTTTCTAAGATTGAAGCAGGAAAATTAGAACTTAAAATTGAAGAAGTAGATCTTTTTGCATTGTCAAATCAGATAATTTCATTATTTAAATACCAGGCAACTCAAAAGCAAATTGATCTGATTTTGAATATTGATGCTAGTGTGCCTCAGTTTGTTTTTGTTGATCTTTTACGATTAAAACAGATTGTAGTTAATTTATTAGGCAATGCCATCAAGTTTACCCAAAAAGGGCAAATACGATTGGATATTGAAGCTTTATTGCCTATTGAAGCTGATTATGTCCATCTTAGTTTTTCGGTAAAAGACACAGGAATAGGGATTAATCCAAAGAATCGAGATAAAATTTTTCACTCCTTTGTGCAGGAAGACAATTCAACAAGTCGTCAATTTGGAGGCACCGGATTAGGATTAGCTATTTCCAATCAGCTTTTAGAGTTGATGGATTCTAAATTACAATTAGAAAGTATTCCGGGAGAAGGAAGTAATTTCTATTTTTGCATTACTTTAAAAAAATCAAATTTTAAAATTCAACATCAATCACAATCAGAGAAAATGACTGTAGCGAAGCCAATTCCCGGAAGCAAGAAAGTTTTAATTGTAGAAGACAATAAGATTAATATGTTTTTGGCCAAAACACTGATTCAAAAAATTATTCCTGATTGCTCTATTTTAGAGGCTTTTGATGGGGAGCAAGCCGTTGAGCAATACAAAATCCAACAACCGGATATTATTTTGATGGATATTCAAATGCCTAATAAAAACGGTTTTGAGGCCACTTATGAAATTAGAAAAATCGAAGAAAACTCATTTACACCTATTGTTGCCCTGACTGCAGGAATATTTATTGAAGAAAAAGAAGAATGTTTAAAATCAGGGATGAATGATTATATAACAAAACCCATCATCCCATCTGATTTAGAAA
Protein-coding sequences here:
- a CDS encoding Crp/Fnr family transcriptional regulator; this encodes MFEIFRLHLEKFIQINEEEFAAIIPFFKVIEVKRKENLLIEGAICKSHFFVLEGCLRKFFINDKGIEQTTEFAIENWWITDNIAYEHGLATSFYIQAVEKSEIMLIEREAQEKLLKKFPKMERYFRFIYQRAYAASQMRIKYLYDFTKEEFYEQLCKSQPEFVQRIPQYLIASFLGFSPEYLSEIRKKKRS
- a CDS encoding carboxymuconolactone decarboxylase family protein; translated protein: MRVNINETEPQAFKAMYALEGYLATIQLSKIEKELIKIRASQINGCAFCIDMHTKDALKYGETTQRIFLLNAWHETQLFTEKEKAILAITEEITLITNKGLSDATYAKAEEFFDQNQIAQIIMAVVTINAWNRIAVSTNLEPAQ
- a CDS encoding PAS domain S-box protein, whose protein sequence is MEDKKTTYDELLVKIKNQEQKMNKAKRLYLFVSRINQLIVRIQDRKQLFQEVCDVAIEVGKFKMAWIGLINPETKEVLPVSVAGDHQDYLSIVKTISLSSKQKGGTGPAGIAMRTAKYKLCNAIEDDPIMEPWREEALKKGFLSVMALPIKMFDKVIGVFVIYAAEKNYFDDEEIQLLDNATSDVSFALEFFEKEKMRKRAEEAVAQSEKRFHTLTEVSPVGIYRTDLTGATTYVNQRWTQIVGINFEQSMGSGWYLAIHPDDQVKLFNEWKKVVKNREKSLLEYRFVKPDGTIVWVIGQATPETNAENQIIGFIGTITDITERKLAEDKFLSANKKLEAIIQAIPDMIFEIGLDSIIYNYHSQNTNSLLMPVEQFIGKKIPDVLPPNAAQTCLYALKEASEKGFSNGEQYTLEMPDGLHWYELSIAPMKEEANKEPHFICISRDITEQHKMNEEIQKSKEQAEAANKYKTDFLANMSHEIRTPLNGIIGFTSLLMETKLEEKQQKYMSTINESAMTLMDIVNDILDFSKIEAGKLELKIEEVDLFALSNQIISLFKYQATQKQIDLILNIDASVPQFVFVDLLRLKQIVVNLLGNAIKFTQKGQIRLDIEALLPIEADYVHLSFSVKDTGIGINPKNRDKIFHSFVQEDNSTSRQFGGTGLGLAISNQLLELMDSKLQLESIPGEGSNFYFCITLKKSNFKIQHQSQSEKMTVAKPIPGSKKVLIVEDNKINMFLAKTLIQKIIPDCSILEAFDGEQAVEQYKIQQPDIILMDIQMPNKNGFEATYEIRKIEENSFTPIVALTAGIFIEEKEECLKSGMNDYITKPIIPSDLEIVLNKWLVG
- a CDS encoding family 43 glycosylhydrolase; translation: MFQKNYKNTILTIAFFTISTLAVAQKEKIDAIYSGIPWFDNNGNVVSAHGANIVKDNGKYYLFGEYKSDDNNAFNGFSCYSSTDLYNWKFEKMALAVQKSGALGPDRVGERPKVMKCPKTGEYIMYMHADDLKYKDQYVGYATSKTINGEYTFQGPVLFEGKPIKKWDMGTFQDADGSGYIITHSGNLYKLNDDYKSVTEQLVKDMTSHCEAPVIIKKGNTYFWLGSELTSWERNDNYYFTAPSLKGPWKSQGIFAPKDSLTWNSQSTFVLPIVGSKDTTYLFMGDRWAYPRQNSAATYVWQPLLVTETSISLLDYKQSWQIDIAKGTWSASKIKGTEIENTNTKAIQYSGNWSQDKSSKISQSDAKGASFSVDFKGRQVGFYGTSKVDGGYAAIVIKNKKGKTILSSTIDMYCKYTENSLKFLSPVLTKGSYNITVTVVGEHGNWYKKDGTGFGSTGNFVSVDKIIVKN
- a CDS encoding glycoside hydrolase family 28 protein codes for the protein MKKFILCASLILSLSLYSFNIDPPKVTQKETKVKAPFGTTKIKTPDFSNCATFLITNFGAIKGDQNKTTQAIAKAIDAANKAGGGIVVIPEGEWLTGKIHFKSNVNLHLNKGALLLFSDNPNDYLPAVHSTWEGLECYNYSPLIYAYQCKNIAITGEGGIKAKMDFWKKWAGRPAGHMNSLKRLYNLSGQNVPVEQRVMVNDTANLRPQFIQFNRSENILLDGVSITNSPFWTVHMYLSKDIIVRNLNIYAHGHNNDGFDPEMSQNILVENVTFDQGDDAIAVKSGRNPEGWRSKTPTKNLIIRDCIIKNGHQLLAVGSELSGGIENVFIDNCEVLDGAKMFNLVFIKTNERMGGYVKNIYVQNIKGSKMDFGVLGIETDVLYQWKNLVPTVERRLTPISNVFLKNVTAKNVKFISRIKGEKELPIKNISLKNVTAETIQGEEKHISENVLNFKVK